The Nitrospira sp. genome contains a region encoding:
- a CDS encoding tRNA (adenine-N1)-methyltransferase: protein MSALSNGERIHLVDQKRRQYALTLKAGETYQFSGQKIAHDALIGRPDGSLVTLSGGKKMVAIRPTFGEYVLKMPRGAQVLYPKDLAIIPMWADIYPGARVFEAGTGSGALTMALLRAVGPGGLVVTYEVRDDFAQTALTNITRSMNPANLVTFRKNAYEGIDLLDDEVPFDRVVLDLPEPWQVVPHAAKALRSGGIYLSFVPTVPQVMKTVDALERETVFGMIETFETLLRTWSVQGRSVRPDHRMVAHSGFITVARKVEPGLLGSRAEREAALDDDSGDMPDAAEEERSR from the coding sequence ATGTCAGCATTATCTAACGGCGAACGGATCCATCTTGTCGATCAAAAGCGGCGACAGTATGCCCTCACGCTGAAAGCGGGAGAGACGTACCAATTCAGCGGGCAGAAAATTGCGCATGATGCACTGATCGGCCGTCCCGACGGATCCCTCGTGACGCTCTCGGGCGGCAAAAAGATGGTGGCGATCCGACCGACCTTTGGGGAATATGTGCTCAAGATGCCCCGAGGGGCACAGGTCCTTTATCCAAAGGATCTCGCGATCATTCCGATGTGGGCGGATATCTATCCGGGCGCTCGAGTGTTCGAGGCCGGAACGGGATCAGGCGCATTGACCATGGCGTTGTTGCGCGCAGTTGGGCCCGGCGGTTTGGTGGTGACGTATGAAGTCCGGGACGACTTTGCGCAGACGGCTCTGACGAACATTACCCGTTCCATGAATCCAGCCAATCTGGTCACTTTCAGGAAAAACGCCTATGAGGGCATCGATTTGCTCGACGACGAGGTGCCGTTTGATCGTGTCGTGCTCGATCTGCCGGAACCGTGGCAGGTCGTTCCTCATGCGGCCAAGGCGCTTCGATCCGGTGGCATCTATTTGAGTTTTGTCCCCACCGTGCCTCAGGTCATGAAGACCGTCGACGCGCTCGAACGAGAGACAGTGTTCGGTATGATCGAGACGTTTGAGACGTTATTACGAACCTGGTCCGTGCAAGGCCGGAGCGTGAGGCCTGATCATCGTATGGTTGCTCATTCTGGGTTCATCACCGTGGCTCGAAAGGTGGAGCCGGGGCTGCTCGGTTCAAGGGCTGAGCGAGAAGCTGCCCTCGATGACGACTCGGGAGATATGCCTGATGCAGCAGAAGAGGAGCGGAGCCGATGA
- a CDS encoding nodulation protein NfeD: MPRDGRKKRSPCFRGLTAAIVGPGLALCLTLSNSPAHADDIIVATYEGIINPVAAEYLHDALAFAQSSGAHALILKLDTPGGLDTSMRLMIKDITGSPIPVIVFVAPSGGRAASAGVFITMAAHVAVMAPGTNIGAAHPVAMGGGEMDNTMKEKVENDAVAYIKSIAEQRGRNVSWAEDAVRKSLSATEQEALKLKIIDLIAEDIPTLLKYLQGRKIALPHGSFTLSGETATLREFPMGTRLEVLKTLSDPNIAYLLMSIGTIGIMAELYSPGAILPGIIGAISLILAFYSLQSLPVNYAGVLLVILGAVFLLLEISVTSYGLLALGGLAAMTLGGLLLIKSDAPFLQVSLSFLLPTVMTIGALIGVIAWTAVKGGRRRPVTGAEGMIGSIGIARTDLNPRGQITLQGEIWEAISQTPIRQGEAAEVMSVEGLTVKVAPAHR, translated from the coding sequence ATGCCTCGTGATGGTCGGAAAAAGAGAAGTCCGTGTTTCCGTGGCCTCACCGCGGCGATTGTGGGACCGGGGTTGGCCCTCTGCCTGACGCTGTCCAATAGTCCCGCCCATGCCGATGATATTATCGTCGCAACCTATGAGGGGATCATTAACCCCGTCGCGGCGGAATACCTGCACGATGCTCTCGCCTTTGCTCAATCGTCTGGTGCGCACGCTCTGATCTTGAAACTCGACACGCCCGGAGGGTTGGACACCTCCATGCGTCTGATGATCAAGGATATTACCGGCTCGCCTATTCCGGTCATCGTGTTCGTCGCTCCCTCGGGAGGACGTGCCGCCTCTGCGGGAGTCTTCATTACGATGGCGGCCCATGTGGCCGTCATGGCGCCGGGTACCAACATCGGAGCCGCGCACCCGGTCGCAATGGGCGGCGGCGAGATGGACAACACGATGAAGGAGAAGGTGGAAAACGATGCGGTGGCCTACATTAAGAGCATCGCGGAACAGCGTGGACGAAATGTGTCATGGGCCGAAGATGCGGTTCGCAAAAGCCTATCGGCCACCGAGCAGGAAGCCCTGAAACTTAAAATCATCGATCTGATCGCTGAGGATATCCCCACGCTGTTGAAATACCTTCAGGGGAGAAAGATTGCGCTTCCCCATGGATCATTCACATTATCGGGCGAGACCGCTACGCTCCGTGAATTCCCGATGGGTACTCGTTTGGAGGTACTCAAGACCCTGAGCGACCCCAACATCGCCTATCTCCTGATGTCCATCGGAACGATTGGGATCATGGCCGAACTCTACAGCCCCGGCGCAATCCTTCCCGGTATCATCGGGGCCATCAGTTTGATCCTCGCGTTCTATTCGCTCCAATCGCTTCCCGTGAACTATGCAGGCGTTCTCCTTGTAATACTTGGCGCCGTGTTCCTTTTGCTCGAAATCTCCGTCACCAGCTATGGATTACTCGCATTGGGCGGCTTGGCCGCGATGACGTTGGGCGGTCTGTTGCTCATCAAGAGTGATGCGCCTTTTTTGCAGGTGTCCCTGTCGTTCTTATTGCCGACTGTCATGACGATCGGCGCCCTGATCGGCGTCATTGCGTGGACGGCTGTCAAGGGCGGGCGTCGCAGGCCGGTTACGGGCGCCGAAGGGATGATTGGATCGATCGGAATCGCACGGACGGATCTCAACCCCCGCGGTCAGATCACCTTGCAAGGAGAGATCTGGGAGGCGATCAGCCAAACTCCGATTCGACAGGGAGAGGCCGCAGAGGTGATGTCAGTTGAGGGACTGACGGTCAAGGTCGCCCCTGCCCACAGGTAA
- a CDS encoding slipin family protein, protein MSLLIPLVLLGLVLYASFKRVMEYERLVVFVLGKFQTVKGPGIRLVIPVLQQMVRVNLQTVTMEVPSQDVITRDNISVKVNAVIFLRVVDPQRAVLAVQDYLYSTSQVAQTTLRSVLGQSQFDDLLSKRDDINAELQRIIDQQTEPWGVKVAAVEVKNVDIPQDMQRAIARQAEAERERRAKIIHAEGEFQAAQKLAEAADVISQNPAALQLRYLQTLVEIAAEKNSTTIFPIPIDTLAPFIKGLLPK, encoded by the coding sequence ATGTCATTGCTCATACCGTTGGTCCTCCTGGGACTCGTGCTCTATGCCAGCTTCAAGCGCGTCATGGAATACGAACGACTCGTCGTATTTGTTCTTGGCAAGTTTCAGACAGTGAAAGGACCCGGCATTCGGTTGGTGATCCCCGTACTCCAGCAGATGGTGCGTGTCAATCTTCAAACCGTCACGATGGAAGTTCCCTCGCAGGACGTCATCACGCGAGACAACATTTCCGTGAAAGTGAATGCCGTCATTTTTCTCAGGGTGGTTGACCCTCAACGCGCGGTGCTTGCCGTTCAAGATTATCTCTACTCGACTTCGCAAGTAGCCCAGACCACCCTCCGCAGTGTGCTTGGCCAGAGCCAATTCGACGACCTCCTCTCCAAGCGCGACGACATCAATGCCGAGCTGCAGCGAATTATCGATCAGCAGACCGAGCCCTGGGGAGTCAAAGTTGCTGCGGTCGAGGTGAAGAATGTGGATATTCCTCAAGACATGCAACGTGCGATTGCCCGGCAAGCCGAAGCAGAACGGGAACGGCGCGCCAAAATCATTCACGCTGAGGGTGAATTTCAAGCCGCGCAGAAACTCGCTGAGGCCGCCGACGTCATCAGTCAGAATCCCGCTGCCCTTCAACTTCGTTATCTCCAGACACTCGTCGAGATTGCGGCTGAGAAGAACTCGACCACGATCTTCCCGATTCCAATCGATACCCTTGCACCATTCATAAAGGGACTGCTCCCTAAATAG
- a CDS encoding sigma-70 family RNA polymerase sigma factor encodes MKEELRVEEIHKAFVPDVDADDAKASGMLGMIGRGEAEDSGTDEKPQPVMRTSQGASPFLLEALYFRSFGERGLLTREEEIVIAKRVDQGTRRIRIALRQAMKTLLKSKRSSVVAETFKVLQIVRRLSGLSATALDNAEKALVAVLNPLDADSKPAVATAKQLNVVLDEIRSARIILEQGKDELVRCNLRLVVDVAKHYTGRGLSLLDLVQEGNIGLMKAAERYQYRKGFKFSTYATWWIRQGITRALADQSRTIRIPVHQTEASHRILRVMRRLGQQFGRPARLEEIAHVLRMRPERLRETVLAFQEPVALETPIGDGDTQFGDMIPDQQAVPPDAHVHRSELTQHLDRILGTLTPREQTVIRLRFGIGYDEASTLEQVGQSLSVTRERIRQIEAKALKKLKTPQIKELFAAIK; translated from the coding sequence ATGAAAGAAGAACTTCGAGTCGAGGAGATACACAAAGCATTCGTCCCGGATGTCGATGCCGATGACGCGAAGGCAAGCGGCATGTTGGGAATGATTGGTCGGGGAGAGGCTGAGGATTCCGGTACGGACGAGAAACCCCAGCCGGTCATGCGCACTAGTCAGGGGGCCAGTCCATTCCTCTTGGAAGCCTTGTATTTCCGTTCATTCGGCGAACGCGGGCTCTTGACGCGAGAAGAAGAGATCGTAATTGCCAAGCGCGTCGACCAAGGGACACGACGCATTCGCATCGCTCTTCGACAAGCCATGAAGACCCTTCTCAAATCCAAACGGTCATCGGTTGTAGCCGAAACATTTAAGGTGCTCCAAATCGTCAGACGATTGAGCGGGCTTTCGGCCACCGCATTGGACAACGCGGAGAAGGCGTTGGTGGCCGTTCTGAATCCGTTGGATGCTGACTCCAAACCAGCGGTAGCGACCGCAAAGCAACTCAACGTAGTGCTCGATGAAATCCGATCCGCCAGAATCATCCTGGAGCAAGGAAAGGATGAGCTCGTACGGTGCAATCTTCGCCTAGTGGTGGATGTCGCCAAGCATTACACAGGGCGGGGGTTGAGTCTCCTGGATCTCGTCCAGGAGGGCAATATCGGCCTCATGAAAGCCGCTGAACGATATCAGTATCGGAAAGGCTTCAAATTCAGCACGTACGCGACATGGTGGATTCGGCAAGGCATCACACGGGCGCTTGCCGACCAATCGCGGACGATTCGCATTCCAGTCCACCAAACCGAAGCTTCGCATCGAATCCTGCGTGTGATGCGAAGACTGGGGCAGCAGTTCGGGCGACCGGCTCGGTTGGAGGAGATTGCACATGTGCTGCGCATGAGACCGGAAAGGCTTCGCGAGACCGTCTTGGCGTTTCAGGAGCCGGTGGCATTGGAGACTCCGATCGGTGACGGAGATACCCAGTTCGGAGACATGATTCCCGACCAACAAGCCGTGCCACCTGACGCGCATGTCCACCGGAGTGAATTGACTCAACACTTGGATCGCATCCTCGGCACGCTCACTCCGCGAGAACAAACCGTCATCCGGCTGCGCTTCGGGATCGGCTACGATGAAGCCAGCACATTGGAGCAGGTCGGCCAAAGCTTGTCCGTCACGCGGGAGCGTATCCGCCAAATCGAAGCGAAAGCCCTCAAGAAACTAAAGACCCCTCAGATCAAGGAACTCTTCGCAGCCATCAAGTAG
- the lipB gene encoding lipoyl(octanoyl) transferase LipB, with translation MDKPVFTDGPVTDPNITPSPNFDSLNCPPGPVRIFPEPVPYLTAWQLQSRMHEERVLDLRPDTVLILEHRAVYTLGRRTKPSHWGGNEAALCGNGADLHYVNRGGSVTYHGPGQIVVYPILKLAGFATGPRQLVWLLEEVIIRLLGRWNITGSRMTGKPGVWVMTPEPQKIAFLGVRIEQGVTLHGFALNVDLDLTPFLRIHPCGFPDCRVTSMAAARNATVSVDAVKQELAQTFARVFSRNWSAVA, from the coding sequence ATGGATAAGCCGGTCTTCACCGATGGCCCTGTGACCGATCCGAATATCACCCCCTCTCCGAATTTCGACTCTCTTAATTGTCCTCCCGGACCGGTCCGCATCTTTCCTGAGCCGGTGCCCTATCTCACAGCGTGGCAACTCCAGTCTCGCATGCATGAGGAACGTGTCCTTGATCTTCGACCGGATACCGTTTTGATTCTCGAACATCGAGCCGTCTATACGCTGGGACGAAGGACGAAACCATCGCATTGGGGAGGAAATGAGGCTGCCCTGTGCGGGAACGGAGCGGACCTGCACTACGTGAACCGCGGGGGATCAGTCACGTATCACGGCCCAGGACAGATCGTGGTGTATCCCATCCTTAAGCTTGCTGGATTCGCGACCGGGCCTAGACAGTTGGTCTGGTTATTGGAAGAAGTGATCATTCGATTGCTTGGCCGCTGGAACATTACCGGTTCTCGCATGACCGGCAAGCCGGGTGTGTGGGTGATGACGCCTGAACCACAGAAAATCGCCTTTCTCGGTGTACGAATCGAACAAGGTGTGACCTTACATGGATTTGCTCTCAACGTGGATTTAGATTTGACGCCTTTCCTCCGGATTCATCCATGCGGGTTTCCCGATTGCCGTGTGACATCCATGGCGGCGGCGCGCAACGCCACGGTCTCCGTGGACGCCGTCAAACAGGAACTCGCTCAAACCTTTGCGAGGGTGTTTTCACGCAATTGGTCCGCGGTGGCTTGA
- a CDS encoding Glu/Leu/Phe/Val dehydrogenase, with protein MMQELDTPTFRLAVAQFDQAAEAMHLDSNLRERLKLPQRSLVVSLPVRMDDGHVEVFTGYRVQHDSSRGPSKGGVRYHPDVNLGEVAALAMWMTWKCALAGLPYGGAKGGVKVAPKRLSSAELQRLTRRYAAEIFPLIGPDKDVPAPDVGTDAQIMAWMMDTYSQQVGYAVPGVVTGKPLSLGGSLGREEATGRGVVYVTQEALRHLKLSMEKATVAIQGFGNVGSHTARIMQQQGARVIAVSDVSGGIYNAKGLDVLEVIRRAPGLPLQETKLGEAITNEELLELECTVLVPAALSEQITAKNANSLRCRILSEGANGPTTLEADSILADKGIFVIPDILANSGGVIVSYFEWVQDLQRFFWSATDIQHRLQEIITSAFQRTLHFSTERRVSMRMAALMSGIDQVAQAHLQRGLYP; from the coding sequence ATGATGCAAGAGCTTGATACCCCGACCTTTCGCCTGGCGGTCGCACAATTCGATCAGGCAGCCGAGGCCATGCATCTGGACTCTAATCTCCGTGAACGTCTGAAGCTCCCTCAACGTTCTTTGGTCGTCAGTCTTCCGGTCCGAATGGACGATGGCCATGTGGAAGTCTTTACCGGCTATCGGGTTCAGCACGATTCATCACGCGGCCCTTCAAAGGGAGGCGTGCGTTACCATCCCGACGTGAACCTTGGTGAGGTCGCTGCTCTCGCTATGTGGATGACATGGAAATGCGCGCTTGCCGGTTTACCATATGGCGGGGCGAAAGGCGGAGTAAAGGTTGCGCCTAAACGACTGTCTTCCGCGGAGCTCCAGCGGCTCACCAGGCGCTACGCGGCGGAGATTTTTCCGCTCATTGGACCGGACAAAGATGTCCCGGCCCCGGACGTGGGGACCGATGCGCAAATCATGGCGTGGATGATGGACACCTACAGCCAGCAAGTCGGATATGCCGTCCCCGGCGTCGTTACCGGCAAACCTCTGTCGCTCGGCGGCAGCTTGGGCCGGGAAGAAGCGACGGGGCGCGGAGTCGTCTATGTCACGCAGGAAGCCCTGCGACATCTGAAGCTGTCGATGGAGAAGGCCACGGTGGCCATTCAAGGATTTGGCAATGTCGGTTCACACACCGCTCGCATCATGCAACAACAAGGCGCGCGCGTCATCGCTGTCAGTGATGTCAGCGGGGGAATCTACAATGCCAAGGGGTTGGATGTCCTGGAGGTGATTCGCCGTGCTCCCGGACTGCCGCTACAGGAAACCAAGCTGGGAGAGGCGATCACCAATGAGGAGTTGCTCGAACTGGAGTGTACCGTGCTCGTTCCCGCGGCACTCTCGGAGCAGATCACGGCCAAGAATGCGAATTCCCTAAGGTGCCGGATCCTGTCCGAAGGTGCCAACGGCCCGACGACGCTGGAGGCCGACAGCATTCTCGCAGACAAGGGCATCTTCGTGATTCCCGACATTCTCGCAAACTCCGGCGGTGTCATCGTGTCGTACTTCGAATGGGTGCAGGATCTTCAGCGCTTTTTCTGGAGTGCAACGGATATCCAGCATCGGCTGCAAGAAATCATCACCTCCGCGTTTCAGCGCACGCTTCATTTTTCGACTGAACGCCGAGTTTCGATGCGCATGGCAGCGCTGATGAGCGGGATCGATCAAGTCGCCCAAGCTCATCTCCAACGTGGGCTGTACCCCTAG
- a CDS encoding D-alanyl-D-alanine carboxypeptidase, whose translation MDQKDPIRPDPRLRNWGRTLWCLNLLAAFSLPLIGFSIYPASAMEAHSKSQVIHTVSYVPQPLPWKRVPAHSILLKELRSGRVLFEHETEKRLSPASLTKIMSALVILEKGRLDDLATVSKNAARAPKTHLRLRVGEVFRLGDLLKAMMMVSANDACLAAVEHVGGDEEQFVMLMNAKAGALGLSDTHFSNGCGFDSPDHYSTAEDLAKLSEVAMQNAVFRELVREEREIITPVSGYRAYVLHNTNRLLGRVPGVEGVKTGFTSKAGRCLIAKVSQNGSDLLLVILNSNRRWNTAKSLIDYGLRMTSPIQ comes from the coding sequence TTGGATCAGAAGGACCCCATCCGACCTGACCCTCGTTTGCGGAACTGGGGCCGAACTCTCTGGTGCCTGAATCTCCTCGCGGCATTCTCTCTCCCGTTGATCGGATTCTCGATTTATCCTGCCTCTGCGATGGAGGCGCATTCCAAGAGCCAGGTCATCCACACCGTCAGCTATGTTCCGCAACCTCTCCCCTGGAAGCGAGTTCCTGCGCACAGTATTCTTTTGAAGGAATTGCGGTCAGGCCGTGTGCTGTTCGAGCACGAGACTGAGAAACGTCTGTCTCCTGCCAGTCTGACCAAGATCATGTCGGCTCTGGTCATTCTGGAGAAAGGCCGCCTCGATGATCTGGCAACTGTGAGCAAGAATGCCGCACGGGCTCCGAAGACTCATCTGCGTCTAAGAGTCGGCGAAGTGTTTCGTCTTGGGGATTTGTTGAAGGCCATGATGATGGTTTCGGCCAATGACGCCTGCCTGGCGGCCGTTGAGCATGTCGGAGGCGACGAAGAGCAATTTGTGATGTTGATGAATGCGAAAGCAGGTGCCCTCGGTTTATCCGATACGCATTTCAGTAACGGCTGCGGCTTTGACAGTCCCGATCACTATTCGACGGCGGAAGATCTTGCGAAACTCAGCGAGGTAGCGATGCAGAACGCCGTGTTCCGAGAGCTGGTGAGAGAAGAGCGGGAAATTATCACGCCCGTCAGTGGGTACCGTGCATATGTCCTTCATAATACGAATCGCCTGCTTGGTCGCGTTCCCGGTGTAGAAGGGGTGAAGACGGGATTCACATCCAAAGCCGGCAGATGTCTCATTGCCAAAGTCTCTCAAAACGGCAGCGACTTGCTGCTCGTCATTCTGAACTCGAACCGCCGGTGGAATACCGCCAAAAGCCTGATCGACTACGGTCTTCGTATGACCAGTCCCATCCAATAG
- a CDS encoding VCBS repeat-containing protein, whose product MRRKHHVERLIVGIALLGLLAGDGFWGCSKTDPYTPPDPFYYFASYKVGKNPTTITTGDLNQDSFTDLITTNIASNSVSILLGNGDGTFKDQVQLHVCQEPRALAMGDFNEDGHADVALACSGGDEISLLLGHGDGKFEEGQRYPVHRTPIALATDDINGDHHADLVVALRNDKIKVFLGNGRGEFRHGVQYEYGDTPTSVALSDLNGDGRLDLVVTNGGPMSNAVSIWLGNGDGSFRDPKDYPTGHRPLGVSFADFNNDQHSDLLVINGEKDSFTTFLGNGNATFRPGKDSGADAGPNFGLARDFNGDHLVDVAIVNLQSNDLSILFGKGDGTFHYPPRNYRTKSGPFALSSFRVTTSGAEEPGLAIADNGSGSVSIFLHHGLKPIAKSEAKE is encoded by the coding sequence GTGAGACGGAAACACCATGTGGAGAGGTTGATCGTCGGCATCGCTTTGCTGGGTCTCTTGGCCGGTGACGGCTTCTGGGGTTGCTCAAAGACAGACCCCTATACTCCACCGGATCCCTTCTATTACTTTGCCAGTTACAAAGTGGGCAAGAATCCGACAACGATTACCACCGGGGACCTGAATCAGGATTCATTCACCGATCTGATCACTACGAACATTGCAAGCAATAGCGTGTCCATTCTGTTGGGCAACGGTGACGGAACGTTTAAAGATCAGGTCCAACTCCATGTCTGCCAGGAACCGCGTGCCCTGGCAATGGGCGACTTCAACGAAGACGGGCATGCCGATGTTGCCTTGGCTTGCTCCGGCGGCGATGAAATCTCGCTCTTACTCGGCCATGGAGATGGAAAGTTTGAAGAGGGTCAACGGTACCCGGTCCATCGCACACCGATCGCGCTAGCCACGGACGACATCAATGGCGATCACCATGCTGATCTGGTGGTCGCGCTGCGTAACGACAAGATTAAGGTCTTCCTGGGCAATGGAAGGGGTGAATTCCGGCATGGCGTTCAATATGAGTATGGAGACACGCCCACGTCGGTGGCTTTGTCGGATCTCAACGGCGACGGGAGACTGGATTTAGTCGTCACGAATGGAGGCCCTATGTCGAACGCCGTCTCCATTTGGCTCGGCAATGGCGACGGATCATTTCGCGATCCCAAAGACTATCCCACTGGACACCGACCCCTCGGTGTGAGCTTTGCCGATTTCAATAACGATCAGCATAGCGACCTCTTGGTCATCAATGGAGAGAAGGACAGCTTCACCACGTTTCTCGGCAACGGCAATGCGACATTTCGGCCAGGCAAAGATTCGGGTGCCGACGCCGGACCCAACTTCGGCTTGGCGAGGGACTTTAATGGCGATCATTTAGTGGATGTCGCCATCGTCAACCTTCAATCAAATGACCTGTCCATCTTGTTCGGAAAAGGCGACGGGACTTTTCATTACCCTCCGAGAAACTACCGGACGAAGTCCGGCCCGTTCGCTCTGTCATCCTTTCGGGTCACGACGAGCGGGGCGGAGGAACCGGGGTTGGCCATTGCCGACAACGGAAGCGGTAGTGTCTCCATCTTCCTTCACCACGGTCTCAAACCGATTGCAAAGTCGGAGGCAAAAGAGTAG
- a CDS encoding PCP reductase family protein, producing MSTSDFSQSAATEIRWTDGALKRMERAPIFLRGMVRRLAEKKARELGYGEITEEILEQFKGQMMGRMGGESGMTAAAEEMAGGRLPWTATAKERLATVPEFMRAMIKQIAEEIARERGHLEVNVELFEKVEALGDVQEVGGPPMEWTAEAVELLQDKLKHSPPIALDFVTDMLKRDTEDLARGKNLTRIDASALRDLWDTPQARVGWTDEAWKRLQTSPDFVRSGIRKAAERRARKLGLKEIDSDHLTVFRNQAMMKAVKRIRSFGYQELTFEAFDTALQKTKRLQGNDQAEKRLQEIRGHFADPSTKKPEGGTLGADLMDRFRKYLKGEGTL from the coding sequence ATGTCGACATCAGATTTCTCTCAGTCCGCTGCCACGGAAATCCGCTGGACCGACGGCGCACTCAAACGGATGGAGCGGGCGCCCATATTTTTGCGCGGCATGGTTCGCCGTTTGGCCGAGAAGAAGGCCCGAGAACTCGGATATGGAGAAATTACGGAGGAGATCCTCGAACAGTTCAAGGGCCAGATGATGGGACGCATGGGAGGAGAAAGCGGGATGACGGCAGCCGCCGAAGAGATGGCCGGCGGGCGTCTCCCGTGGACCGCTACGGCGAAAGAACGATTGGCCACCGTGCCTGAGTTTATGCGGGCGATGATCAAGCAGATCGCGGAAGAGATTGCAAGAGAGCGCGGGCATCTCGAGGTGAACGTCGAGTTGTTCGAGAAGGTCGAGGCGCTTGGTGATGTTCAGGAGGTCGGCGGCCCCCCGATGGAATGGACTGCGGAAGCGGTGGAATTGCTCCAAGACAAGCTGAAACACTCGCCGCCCATCGCGTTGGATTTCGTGACCGACATGTTGAAGCGCGACACTGAGGATCTGGCCAGGGGGAAAAATCTGACTCGTATCGATGCATCGGCTTTACGGGATTTATGGGATACCCCGCAAGCTCGGGTTGGTTGGACCGATGAAGCTTGGAAACGTCTTCAAACATCCCCCGACTTCGTACGCAGTGGAATCAGAAAAGCCGCTGAACGGCGAGCCCGCAAGCTGGGCTTGAAGGAGATCGATTCCGACCATCTAACGGTCTTTCGGAATCAGGCGATGATGAAGGCCGTCAAACGTATCCGGTCATTCGGGTACCAGGAGTTGACGTTCGAGGCCTTTGATACAGCTCTTCAGAAAACCAAGCGCCTGCAAGGGAATGATCAGGCAGAGAAACGTCTCCAAGAGATTCGTGGCCACTTTGCCGACCCATCGACAAAGAAGCCTGAAGGAGGGACGCTCGGAGCCGACCTTATGGATCGTTTCCGCAAGTATCTCAAAGGCGAAGGCACACTCTGA
- a CDS encoding integration host factor subunit beta: MTKAQIIERVSEQVTTLTKRQAEVVVNTIFDCVRDSLKNGDKTEIRGFGSFRLRARRMKEGRNPKTGETVAVPAKRVPFFKAGKELKELLNQ, from the coding sequence ATGACCAAGGCGCAGATCATCGAGCGGGTTTCTGAGCAGGTCACCACGTTGACCAAGCGACAGGCGGAAGTGGTCGTCAACACGATTTTCGATTGTGTCCGGGACTCGCTGAAAAACGGCGACAAAACGGAGATTCGGGGTTTCGGCAGCTTTCGTCTGCGAGCTCGTCGGATGAAGGAAGGGCGGAATCCAAAGACCGGGGAAACCGTAGCCGTACCGGCCAAACGGGTGCCGTTTTTCAAGGCCGGTAAAGAGCTGAAAGAATTGCTCAATCAATAG
- the sppA gene encoding signal peptide peptidase SppA produces MADDVTQTERPPKRHVFRKAFWLFMAGVGILVLMNVLFPDLDLSSEDRIALIRVEGVILDSQTTVGELKRFSENPSIKAIVLRIDTPGGGVVPSQEIYDAVKRVRSKSNKAVIASMGSVAASGGYYIAAATDRIVANPGTLTGSIGVIMETANVEGLLQKIGVEGVVIKSGKYKDVGSPLRKMSAEERALLQAVMDDVHKQFIEAVAEGRSMELRTAQALADGRIFTGRQAKDAKLVDELGDLEDAIQLAAEVVGIEGEPKVVEPRRRFSLREILDSKLSTMFPKLDIQPGVSLKYLMAF; encoded by the coding sequence ATGGCGGATGACGTGACACAGACCGAACGCCCTCCCAAGCGCCATGTGTTCCGCAAAGCCTTTTGGCTGTTCATGGCGGGGGTGGGGATTTTGGTCCTGATGAATGTGTTGTTCCCCGATCTCGACTTGTCCAGTGAGGATCGGATTGCATTGATTCGAGTCGAAGGCGTCATCTTGGATTCGCAAACGACTGTCGGAGAGCTGAAGCGATTCAGCGAAAACCCGTCCATCAAGGCCATCGTTCTCCGGATCGATACCCCGGGGGGCGGTGTGGTGCCGTCGCAAGAGATCTATGATGCGGTCAAGCGAGTTCGAAGCAAGAGTAACAAAGCCGTCATTGCCTCGATGGGCAGTGTCGCGGCATCGGGAGGGTACTACATCGCTGCCGCAACAGACCGGATTGTGGCCAATCCTGGGACGCTGACCGGGAGCATCGGCGTCATTATGGAAACCGCCAACGTGGAGGGATTGCTGCAGAAAATCGGCGTGGAAGGGGTCGTCATCAAGAGTGGAAAATATAAGGATGTGGGTTCTCCTCTGCGCAAGATGAGTGCGGAGGAGAGGGCCTTGCTGCAAGCCGTGATGGACGACGTGCATAAGCAATTTATCGAGGCTGTGGCTGAAGGCCGTTCGATGGAACTTCGGACTGCTCAGGCGTTGGCCGATGGCCGAATCTTTACCGGACGTCAGGCCAAGGACGCGAAACTGGTTGACGAACTTGGAGACCTTGAAGACGCCATTCAATTGGCTGCCGAGGTCGTCGGAATCGAAGGCGAACCCAAGGTTGTTGAACCACGACGCCGGTTCTCGCTGCGTGAGATTTTGGACTCGAAGCTCAGCACGATGTTTCCCAAATTGGATATTCAACCGGGCGTGAGTTTGAAGTATCTTATGGCCTTTTAG